TGTTGGTCTGCTTCGTTTGTGTGAAGCGTTTTCTAATCTCAATTACTTCTACGTACCTTTCTTGAAATTGAACGGCTGAAACCATCCAAGTTCAAACcataattttgtcttttagaTGAATAACGACGATTTTTGTTGTACATGCGATTTCTCTATTAAAATAACAATCTTGCTCATAAAGGATCAGAATCAAATATCCTTCTTTTGTGATAAAATAATCAGGCATTGATTTATTCTCTTATCTATGAATAGGTTCAGTCTAATCTTATATTGCAACTTTTCAACTTTTAATATACCAAAGAGCAAAAACTGTATTAATGTTTTCAAGGATAAGTAAACTCAACCATGTGATTTATTGGTCAATACAATTACATGATTgaattcaattaaataataacttaaaatacaaaattaattatactAAAGTTTTACCAATGAGTAAAACTCAAATTACGATGACTTGgttttttactatatatatataattaggaAAAGATTTGAAAGTTGTAATACAaattgttgaatttaattacaattttacattttgATACTAATGATTAGTGTTTAGTGATGAATTAATAAGAAAGTTTATGAAAATTGATGACTTATTTACTAAAGAATAATAATGGATAATGATTGGATTAAGGTGAATTGAACAAATTAAGAGTTATTTTTACTTTCTTCTTGATTGTGGTGCATTTGTAATTAGGAGTGTTCATAATGTGATGTGGCTGTTTGTTAGCAGATGATTTAACGTTGCACCACTTCTTATGGTTTCTTAAAACCCTCCCCCAAGCCATACCATGGAATTGTCGTTGGTCAACGGCAAAGGGACAATTTTATGTGTTTGGTGTGACGAGGCTTTGTCGTTGCAATCAAATAACAATTGGAATGTCCATGTTGGCCTGAAGGACGACTAAAATTGATGACATCAGCCAAGAATCGAGGGACGAAAACAGAGGCTAATTAATGATttctcaattttcaaatttcataattgACATTTGAACCCTAGATATCGATTTTAGAAAAACAGTAGCCAAGTTAGATTGGTTCGCAACCACAAAAGTCAACCGACTTAACCTAATTTGAAGTCAACAAATGAACATTCCTAGTTGCAAACTAATTAAGCAATGTCCCTCgtcaatataatttttcttaattttaatgaaaaaaaaaaaaagagtttagtaaaaatttgaatgttctattaaatatttaaatgataaaagtaACTTCTCTTACATATTGACATGTAATTGTTGAAAGTGGGGGGAGACAGGACAGATAGAGTGGAGGGTTGCCAAATGCTAACACTAGCTTTCAAAGTCAATAGATGCCATTCAACAGACCTTTAATTGGAATGGGAGagtccaaaaataaaaagtgtcaAATACTATATACTCTCTATAAAACTACTTTCCCTTGGGACCTGTGTGCTTCTAAATTCTCgctcactctcactctcctcATGATGTTCTTTCTTCTCGAGACATGGGCCACGTGGTTGTGAGTAGTACTATTATTATACAATATAATAAGATAGGAATCATTTTCATCTTTTGTTTACCCTATCCTATCTCTAGCTTCAGATGCttgtactctttttttctttcctataTTCTGcagagttctttttttttttttttactacaccCTTGAAGGGAAGGAACGCAACTTCACTTCAGTCAAATCAACAAGACGCTACGTGCTGAAAATACTGAAAAGCATGAGTATAACACATCTTGTTGTTGGGATTAATAGCATTCACAATCACTCGTGCGTTGCTTTGTCAGTTTTTACTCCCTTTTGTTCACTTAATTTACTTcaacaaattctcaaaaaaaaaaaaaaaaaaaaatttacttcaaCAAGTTACGTCTATGTGATATCCCAATAGTAAGATCTTATCTTAATAGGAAAATctagaacaaaaataaaattttgatttggtgTCTTGgtgatatttttttgtcttaataatgattgaatttcaaattttttaatcaacATACTTTATTAATTGAGTTAAGTAGAATTTATTGTATACAATTTCAATCTCATTATTGATTAATGAATCCAAAGCTCAAGATTTTTTCTTAACACAATAATTAACAGCTGCTAAATGACTATTTTATctcaaaatttgacaaaaatagaTAATGGATTAGGTCAAATATTAATAATGAAGTACTCTTAATCAAGAGAAGAAAATAGGAGCTAACCCAATTCATTAGTTAAGACCAAATTCCGCTTTTATTGACTTGAGACTTCTGTAGAGTAAAAGAGAATGTGACCCAATCATTggactagaaaaaaaaaaaaaagatacctTACATtgtggaggaaaaaaaagaaaaagtgctGCCCTTAATTCTATAAACTTGAACAACAAATGAGAAATGTGTTTGCCTCTTACTCTTAGAAAGCTCAAGAGCTAGCTGAACACCGATTCCCATGCAGTGAGAACTGAGACGTACGCAGTTGCGTTGCATTGGATGCTAGCACCTTGTTTGGCTTTGTTTCCAAACTCAACCCCCTCTAGAtttattcaggaaaaaaaaaaaaaaaccctctagATTTATGACACTTATACCACTTTGGCATTACCTTCCAAGTCCTTATGACCGAATCAACTCCAAAATCAATTTGCAACAGTTGATCTTTTCACCGTCTTCCAAAATTCGACTCATTTGAAAATCATGTCAAACTAAATCaccttaaataaaatattggcACGTAATTACACAACATATTTTATGTGAGTACTTAGATACACCATGTCATCtcctttctctatctctctttctaaaaaaatgtaataacatACTCCCTCCATTCCACTtagtttgtcctctattccattttaagatgtcccaaaatattatcctgtttctaataataaaagtcattaatttactaatgttcctattatgcccctttttaattttcaaaactactccatttgaaaagaaaatcaactttatttaagggtaattttggaaattaatacatttttaaaagttagacaagacaataaatgatgttcccttaaaaattttgacttttcaaacatgACAAACTAAATGGGACGGAGGGAGTATcaaatttttcaatatattgAAATAATCGATTTTGTATAGTAGAcactttctagtttctactaACACATACCTAACTTTACAACATGTTGAAGTAGTTGATTACGGAAATCAGATATATCCGtagtattattttaaaaaggGGAAATATAGTGATACATATACATACCAAAAGAGAAGAATGCCCACTAATAAGTTTCACctaatcttttagttaaatattaGACGCGagatatatataatgaaaaaaaaaaagaaaaaaaagaaaaaagaggaatgCCTCATCTTATTAATCATCATCTATGTAATTAATtatgaatataaaaataaaaatactataattcttttaatataatatatatatgaagaagaaaaacataaagaaattaaataataaagaagcCACAATATTGTCTGTCTTGTAGTAAAAAAGGCTCCGTCAAATCTATCATCAACGATACCCTCTTCTAAACTTCTAACGGCTTTTCTCTTTACCCCTTTTAAACTTTCAACCGTTTACTCCCCCGCCAAATATTGCAGTATATTTACATCTCTATATCCAATACAAAAGTGGCAAAATACCTTGCCTCACAAGCCACATTATTCACAACCCCTTAGCCACCACCTTGACACTACTAGGAAGATAATCAGAATCCCCAAAGCTCCGGCTATCTGATTCGGTGTCAATTTCAAGCCTAACAACCATTGATGAATCATTAAGGCTATTGTTGGGAAGGCATGCCTTGAGCTGGTGAAAACTTGGAGCTAGTGCTTTCTCTGTCCATTCTTCTAAACTTGTTCTTCCTAGCCATACCCCACTAGTAATCTTATCCAGTGCCTCACCTTGTACTTCAATTGAAATTCCATCGCCTATAATGGTGGTGAATTTTTTACTGACAGAACTTGTGATGTTGCGGCGGATGGGGCTTAAGTTCACCGGCTTAAAGACAATAGTGTCATCGACAGCCTCAAGGAGTTCACGAGGTGCTGCTGAGGTCGTGGGTATTCTTGTATTCGTATTGCTATTGAGGCCGTGCTCATATTCGTGATCAATTGTGAGATCACTTGAATTGTGTGAATTATCTGCCCTTTCATCCTCTGCATCAGCAGTTTCATTTAGATCAAATGCTAAAGCTGAAGTTGTGTCCTTCTTACTAGGCTTAGTTGGTCTGTCTTCGTCATGTAGCCAATGGGCTCTTCGTTTTGCAGTCCTCTCACAAAGGGATAATCTTAGATGCCAACCTCCTCTTGCTAAACTGGCAAGCTTATCTTCATCAAGTGAAATTCCGTTGGATAAGTATTTGAGATTATCTGGCAGCCAATTAGCAGTAAGAATGAAGATGACATTTCCAAGACTGATTTCACGTCCATGAGAATCAGCAAGCCGTCCTCTTTCCATTGCCCGTTTGATGCTCCCTCGGATTAGCATATCTGCTTCATCAATGTCCTCAAGCATGATTACTGAAAAGGGGTTCCTCCTAACTGCCTCTGCAATTCTATCCAGAGCTGTTTTACCACGGAAACTCAGGTCTGATTCCCCATCATCGCGTCGAGAACCAAGACAAATCATTATTGGATTGGCCTCAGATACCAGTTCTGAAAGAGCTGAAGCCATCTTCTTCTTGCCAACCCTGTCgggacccataaataatatCCACATGTCACCTCTTGATCCAGCACCACGTTGTTTTCCATTGCCCACTTTGCACTGGGTCACACTCGTAGCTAAAGCCGATGCTGCATCCTGCTGCCACCATACCTTCTCCATTAGACCCCTGACGAGCTTCTTGAATGAGTCAGCATCTAATGTGCTAAGCAGTTTATTGCTCTGCTTTTCATGCAAGTTGTTCTGTGGTTCAGAAGACATGCAGCCCAAAAAGTCTTTGATGCGCTCTTTATGGACAGGGCTGGTATCACTGACCTTTGGTCGCCCAAGAATCAGGTCTGTCTTTACAGGGCTGCCTGGTGGGGAAACTGCCCTCTCAGAGGGTTGAGTGGGCACTTGATTAGTGTTTGGTTGCAGGGTTTCCCCAAGAAGTCTGTTCATTTGTAATTTGGGTTGGAAAGATCGGCGAGCAATAACATTTGGATTGTACAAGCCTGCCATCGAGGGAGGTACAGGAGAAATTCTCTCAGAACTGAGATTGGGATGATGAAAACTAGGATGAAGACGAAAGCATGTATCAATCCATTTCTTCAGTAAATCTTGACGCCTCTGCTTTGAAGTCAGTTCTTGGTCCTTGGGctataaaaatacaaatgaaGATTTGATTCATTTAACATAGAAGTTCTATAATCACCCATTAGTAAATAGAAAAGAAGAATCTTGCTATTTGAGTTTGTGAATCAATTTGATCTAAATTTACCTGAGTCTGATCCATTGTTTTAGCATCATCGTCATTGGCTTTAGCATTTTGCAACCACTGTGGCAGTTGAGGTCGAGCTGCTTCTGATTTAACCTCAGAAGATGATTTCTCAAACTCCTTGGGTAAAATTTTTGCTAGCTCTTGTTCGTAATTCTGCATGCATTGTGGGCAACAACTTGTTCTTCGAGCAGGGTCCAAATTCTCCGAGAGACGTCTTGGTGCGGTTGCTCCAGCTGTAAAGCCCTTCAATGGAGACAGAGACTCAACAGAGCTGCTGAGAATCCCATTGGTGCCAAGCCTAATTGTCaagaataataaaagtaaatagACAGTACCAAATTAGGAAAGGAGTAACCACGCGTTTGAAGCCCAAGTGAAGCACATTCAAAAGCAAAACATCATGAAGCCCCAAATACTGTTAATTCGAACATGAACTATGCTTGTGCTTTATGAACAGCAAATTCATCTGTATCTCCAAATCAAGCAAATAGCTAGGCTGATATAGTATATAGATTTTAGATCATTACTAACTTTTTAAAGAATAATGGATTCTATAAACAGCAAATTCCAACACCACAGTAGCAGATAAGAGGGTGTTATGGCATGTGAAACTTTCTAATTCAATCAAACAAGTCATCCATGCCACgcagttttcaaaatttacaaacAAAACTAGAGGACAAACAATAATACAATCGAAATCCTTCAAaatagaactaaaaaaaaaccaacaatcAAATgccaagccaaaaaaaaaaaaaaatgattcaattATAATTGTAAGCATTATACCATAATCAAATCAAAAGAACACCACCAAAGATACCTTGGAAACATTCCCGGAATCGCTCTAGGAGCAATTGGCACTGCCTGAAGATCCCAATCATTTTCCATAGAAGGATGATAAACCTGGCACCTCAAATAAGTCTCACAAGTAGCAGTCCCAATCAACCAAACCCGCCCCCCACTCCCTTCTCCAAACCTCCCCAATAGCTTCCCCATCTCCGCCACCGCGGCACGCCCCACCTCCGAAACAACCTGCTGCTGCTGCAACCCCGAACCCGGCCCCGCCCCCGCCACCCCGAAACTCACTGGCTGCTCAACCAGCCATTTCAAATCACCCAAATTAACAATAACACCACCACCAGAGCCCGAATTTGCAATCCGGGTGTCAACCAAATCGCCCAATTCTTTAACTTTGGCAGGTATTTGCGCTCTATCCGAAGAAAACTCCTTGTCCCAATGGATCACCTGAGCATTTTTCAATGCCCCATCCCCCAATTCCTTATTCTCAATCCTCCTCAGTAGCTCTTTCACCACCGCCTCAGGCTCCGACTCGCCGACCAATACCGGGTTCCTCTTCTTGCTCCTCAGCAAAATATCAACAACCCGTTTCACCTCCTCACCTCTCTGATGTCCCAATTGGGCTGCACTCCCCTGTTGCTGCAACCGTGGATTCAAGTACAGATTCCTATTTGTCGCAGTGGGTCCACCTCTAAATCCCAATCCAATAGGACCCGAGTTGGGAATCGAAGAAGCCGAAGGCGAAGACGAATTCAGAGACTGCTCAATTGTGGCCTTAACAGCCGGGCTGGAAAAGCTAGCTTCTCGCATAACTCGACTCACACTTGGGTCATCGAGAATCGATATAATCAGCTGCTCGAGCTCGACTTTCACCGCCAGAAGtggctgttgctgctgctcgGGGCAGCCACGCCGCTGATGCGCCTGCGCTCGCTTCAGCGCCGCCATAAGAGCATTCGAGATTGGCGGCTCGATACCGGGGCTGAGGTTCTGAGCCGTGGGGAGGCGCTCGAGCGCGACGCTGAAGCAAAGCTCGAGAGCTCGACACTGGAGTGGGTGGGAAGAATTGGGATGGGACTTGATACAAGCTTGGCGGAGGTAGCCGGAGGGCGAGGCCAAAAGCGTCGCCGCCACATGTAGCGGCGTCGTTTGGCCGTGGTTCCGCCTACCCGCCTCCGCGATCGAGTGGTTCAACACGCTCGCCGCCTCCGCCGTAAGGGTTTGCTGGATCGTACTCAATCCTGCTCTCATTTCCAACTACCCTTTTAACTAACAAAATAcagttaaatattttttttttttctttctttctttcttcttcttctccaaacttaaaaaatttctgcaatgaaaaaaaaaaaaactaaaagattgTAATACTTCTAATGTTATGTGCagaacacaaacaaaacaaacaggGTGTGAACTTGTGTTCGTACAAAATGGACAAATTCGTGATTTTCaggtttttttcttcttcttttttctcaaaagcTAATAAAGCCTTTTTTagctttagagagagagagagagagagagagagagagctttagaaagcttcctttttccttataggaatctatTTTTATCTATGCTCAGCTATTGCTATTGCTATGCAATCTATGTAGCTCTCTAtatttttgctttgcttttgcgctctctctctctctcactctcataaAAGAGGATAGTGTAAGAGAGAAATTCAACGCGAAAAGGAAACATCAGATCCCCTCCTTCACACAAGAAACagctttctctttcttctctctttactttctttctctcttttgccTTCTACTACACTTTCTATCTCTATccatctatctatctatctgaaaaatcaaaaatagGCAAAATGAGGGTGCGCTATCAAAAGACAAAATACCCTACAAATGAAATGATGAAGGCAAAAAATAGAGGGTggtgaaaaaacaaaaattaataatattggaccagtctttctcaaaaaatactACTTCTCCTATTAACCTAACAGTAACaaagagtgaaagaaaaaaaaaaaaaaactatgtaaaagtaaaaattagttatGGGTACAGAGTGATGGGACCATAgggaggaaaaaaatgaaattgttttagtacttttttatttattgaagagagagaggaaaagagaatTTATGGAAAATAGAGTGTTGGACGTACTATCAGTTTGCGAGGATTTCTGGAAAATGCTTTCTGGGCAGAGAGAGCAATCTGCTATCCTTTTTGGGTcgtcttttcttttattattttttcactttttttttattattattatttttttttaatttctcttgtCT
This genomic stretch from Castanea sativa cultivar Marrone di Chiusa Pesio chromosome 1, ASM4071231v1 harbors:
- the LOC142616383 gene encoding protein SUPPRESSOR OF MAX2 1; protein product: MRAGLSTIQQTLTAEAASVLNHSIAEAGRRNHGQTTPLHVAATLLASPSGYLRQACIKSHPNSSHPLQCRALELCFSVALERLPTAQNLSPGIEPPISNALMAALKRAQAHQRRGCPEQQQQPLLAVKVELEQLIISILDDPSVSRVMREASFSSPAVKATIEQSLNSSSPSASSIPNSGPIGLGFRGGPTATNRNLYLNPRLQQQGSAAQLGHQRGEEVKRVVDILLRSKKRNPVLVGESEPEAVVKELLRRIENKELGDGALKNAQVIHWDKEFSSDRAQIPAKVKELGDLVDTRIANSGSGGGVIVNLGDLKWLVEQPVSFGVAGAGPGSGLQQQQVVSEVGRAAVAEMGKLLGRFGEGSGGRVWLIGTATCETYLRCQVYHPSMENDWDLQAVPIAPRAIPGMFPRLGTNGILSSSVESLSPLKGFTAGATAPRRLSENLDPARRTSCCPQCMQNYEQELAKILPKEFEKSSSEVKSEAARPQLPQWLQNAKANDDDAKTMDQTQPKDQELTSKQRRQDLLKKWIDTCFRLHPSFHHPNLSSERISPVPPSMAGLYNPNVIARRSFQPKLQMNRLLGETLQPNTNQVPTQPSERAVSPPGSPVKTDLILGRPKVSDTSPVHKERIKDFLGCMSSEPQNNLHEKQSNKLLSTLDADSFKKLVRGLMEKVWWQQDAASALATSVTQCKVGNGKQRGAGSRGDMWILFMGPDRVGKKKMASALSELVSEANPIMICLGSRRDDGESDLSFRGKTALDRIAEAVRRNPFSVIMLEDIDEADMLIRGSIKRAMERGRLADSHGREISLGNVIFILTANWLPDNLKYLSNGISLDEDKLASLARGGWHLRLSLCERTAKRRAHWLHDEDRPTKPSKKDTTSALAFDLNETADAEDERADNSHNSSDLTIDHEYEHGLNSNTNTRIPTTSAAPRELLEAVDDTIVFKPVNLSPIRRNITSSVSKKFTTIIGDGISIEVQGEALDKITSGVWLGRTSLEEWTEKALAPSFHQLKACLPNNSLNDSSMVVRLEIDTESDSRSFGDSDYLPSSVKVVAKGL